In Candidatus Roseilinea sp., one DNA window encodes the following:
- the solA gene encoding N-methyltryptophan oxidase produces MTEHFDVIVIGAGVMGSAAAYHLAKDGQRTLLVERFEIAHTLGSSHGESRIFRFAYNNPDYARLAMQSYPHWRALEADSGERLLEVIGGLDLAHEPAHHADVDAVADALTQVGGRFERLDAAQIRARYPQWRLGDAAVAVFSPDSGFLRATRCVQVMVEQAVKHGATVREREPVKAITPGWPVAVITDAGRYRADKLIITGGAWINELIRYVGLQLPVQIEQEQVTYFTLLANAESFHPQRFPIFIHWRSPITSYGFPIIEKPGIKVGFHHEGHFIDPDGPRTPRDETTQRVLAYVREHLPDAAGAPFEPTACLYTNTPDQNFVIDFAPGFDNIVICSACSGHGFKFGAGIGRALADLVEHGSTEMNIGHVRLRSFAMGSPSR; encoded by the coding sequence ATGACGGAACACTTCGATGTGATCGTGATCGGTGCCGGCGTGATGGGCAGCGCCGCCGCTTATCACCTCGCCAAAGACGGCCAGCGCACGCTGCTGGTCGAGCGGTTCGAGATCGCCCATACCCTCGGCAGCTCGCACGGCGAATCGCGCATCTTTCGCTTTGCCTACAACAACCCCGACTACGCCCGGCTGGCGATGCAAAGCTACCCCCACTGGCGCGCGCTCGAAGCCGACAGCGGCGAGCGATTGCTGGAGGTCATCGGCGGCCTCGACCTCGCGCATGAGCCGGCGCATCACGCGGACGTGGACGCTGTGGCCGATGCGCTGACCCAAGTGGGCGGGCGCTTCGAGCGGCTGGACGCGGCGCAGATCCGCGCGCGCTACCCACAATGGCGGCTGGGCGACGCGGCGGTTGCCGTGTTCTCGCCCGACTCTGGCTTCCTGCGTGCGACGCGCTGCGTGCAGGTGATGGTCGAACAAGCCGTCAAGCATGGCGCGACGGTGCGCGAGCGCGAGCCGGTCAAAGCGATCACTCCCGGCTGGCCGGTCGCAGTGATCACCGACGCCGGCCGCTATCGCGCCGATAAGCTCATCATCACCGGCGGCGCATGGATCAACGAGTTGATCCGATACGTTGGCCTGCAGTTGCCGGTGCAGATCGAGCAGGAGCAGGTGACGTATTTCACCCTGCTGGCCAACGCCGAGAGCTTTCACCCCCAACGCTTCCCGATCTTCATCCACTGGCGCAGTCCGATCACCAGCTACGGCTTCCCGATCATCGAGAAGCCGGGGATCAAAGTCGGCTTCCACCACGAGGGGCACTTCATTGACCCCGATGGGCCGCGCACGCCGCGCGACGAGACCACGCAGCGCGTGCTGGCTTACGTGCGCGAACACCTGCCCGATGCCGCCGGTGCGCCGTTCGAGCCGACGGCCTGCCTCTACACCAACACGCCGGATCAGAACTTCGTGATTGACTTCGCGCCGGGCTTCGACAACATCGTGATCTGCTCAGCCTGCAGCGGCCATGGCTTCAAGTTCGGTGCCGGCATCGGCCGCGCGCTGGCCGACTTGGTCGAGCACGGCAGCACCGAGATGAACATCGGCCACGTGCGACTGCGCTCGTTCGCTATGGGATCCCCTTCTCGATGA
- a CDS encoding damage-inducible protein DinB — protein sequence MNTKDLELLLDYNYWANRRILDQAAKVSDEQLVAPQPPGFSAGSLHGTLVHIMGSEWAWRMRLQHGVSPAAALKPVEFPNLSALLLRWQTEEQRMREYVSGLSDDDLSRVVTYTTLVNPQERQHTVEHCLTHMVFHGMQHRSEAAAILTNFGYSPGNIDLIYYLIEKGIP from the coding sequence ATGAACACGAAAGATCTCGAGCTCTTGCTCGATTACAACTACTGGGCCAACCGGCGCATCCTCGACCAAGCCGCCAAAGTAAGCGACGAGCAACTCGTCGCCCCGCAACCGCCCGGCTTCAGCGCGGGTAGCTTACACGGCACGCTCGTCCACATCATGGGCTCCGAATGGGCGTGGCGTATGCGGCTGCAGCATGGCGTTTCGCCCGCCGCAGCGTTGAAGCCGGTCGAGTTCCCGAACCTATCTGCACTCTTGCTGCGCTGGCAAACGGAAGAGCAGCGCATGCGGGAATATGTATCCGGCCTGAGCGACGACGACCTATCGCGCGTGGTGACCTATACGACCCTCGTCAATCCACAAGAGCGGCAGCACACGGTGGAACATTGCCTGACGCACATGGTCTTCCACGGCATGCAACATCGCAGCGAAGCTGCGGCCATCCTCACCAACTTCGGTTATTCGCCGGGCAATATTGACTTGATCTACTATCTCATCGAGAAGGGGATCCCATAG
- a CDS encoding two-component sensor histidine kinase: MSLRLRLALLLTAALSVALFAFGAGVQFVVDHFARQAMTHDLAEEVQHLIASGDLHELDRQDPELGAAQLARVELFRPGCSITRIANRLRRLANLGEVLPVSEAGLHALQRGQPWVEVATLSEFEGDLHMIYSQPIIENQRWVGIAQIARSMSEHHSLLRALRDFLFFGGGLTALVAFGLTWGVAGRALHPLAHMTRAIQAMGMQRDFNRRPYIEARMPEEIKRLASALDTALAELHSAYQRAERALAAQRVVVADVSHELRTPLTTVRGNLGLLQRSEAISDIERDTILRDAIDEVERMSRLVNDLLALAGIEGNAPRALPLSAIPLAPLIVEVTRKATALTRGHAIFLDGSLRSADLADRPIVIGNADAVRQVLMILLDNAVKFTPEDGHIVVALDIDGDRAHIHVRDTGIGIPPEDQPHIFERFYRAARGKHAPTGYGLGLAIAKSLVEAQGGTIRVASAPGHGSTFTVSLRLAR; this comes from the coding sequence ATGTCGTTACGACTTCGGCTGGCTCTGCTCCTCACCGCAGCGTTGAGCGTCGCGCTCTTCGCGTTCGGCGCTGGGGTGCAGTTCGTGGTAGATCACTTCGCCCGCCAGGCCATGACCCACGACCTGGCGGAGGAAGTGCAGCACCTCATCGCGTCTGGAGATCTGCATGAACTCGATCGGCAAGATCCGGAATTGGGAGCGGCGCAACTGGCGCGCGTCGAGCTGTTTCGCCCAGGCTGTTCGATCACCCGAATCGCAAATCGGCTTCGCCGCCTCGCCAACCTGGGAGAAGTGCTGCCGGTCAGCGAGGCCGGCTTGCACGCGCTGCAGCGCGGTCAGCCTTGGGTCGAAGTCGCGACGCTGTCCGAATTCGAAGGCGATCTGCACATGATTTACAGCCAGCCCATCATCGAGAACCAACGTTGGGTCGGGATCGCTCAGATCGCGCGCTCGATGTCCGAACATCATAGCTTGCTGCGTGCGCTGCGCGATTTCTTGTTCTTCGGCGGCGGCCTGACCGCGCTGGTCGCCTTCGGGCTGACGTGGGGAGTTGCCGGTCGGGCGCTGCATCCACTCGCGCACATGACCAGAGCCATTCAGGCGATGGGCATGCAGCGCGACTTCAACCGGCGCCCATACATCGAGGCGCGCATGCCCGAGGAGATCAAGCGCCTGGCGTCGGCGCTGGACACCGCCCTGGCCGAGTTGCACTCAGCTTATCAACGCGCCGAGCGTGCGCTCGCGGCCCAGCGCGTGGTCGTGGCCGACGTATCCCATGAGTTGCGCACGCCGCTGACCACCGTACGCGGCAACCTGGGGCTGTTACAGCGCAGCGAGGCGATATCGGATATCGAACGCGACACCATCCTGCGCGACGCCATAGACGAAGTCGAGCGCATGTCGCGCTTGGTGAATGATCTACTTGCGTTGGCCGGCATAGAAGGCAACGCGCCGCGCGCCCTCCCCCTGTCCGCCATTCCGCTTGCGCCGCTGATCGTCGAAGTCACGCGCAAAGCAACGGCCCTGACTCGAGGGCATGCCATCTTTTTGGATGGCAGCTTGCGCTCAGCCGACTTGGCCGATCGCCCCATCGTGATCGGCAACGCCGACGCCGTGCGACAGGTGTTGATGATCCTGCTCGACAACGCCGTCAAATTCACGCCGGAGGACGGGCACATCGTAGTTGCGCTTGATATAGATGGCGACCGAGCGCACATCCACGTGCGCGACACCGGCATCGGCATCCCGCCCGAAGACCAGCCGCACATCTTCGAACGCTTCTACCGCGCAGCGCGAGGCAAACACGCGCCGACTGGCTATGGCCTAGGATTGGCGATTGCCAAATCACTCGTCGAGGCACAAGGCGGGACGATCCGCGTCGCCAGCGCGCCCGGGCACGGCAGCACGTTCACCGTTTCGCTGCGCTTGGCGCGATGA
- a CDS encoding DNA-binding response regulator → MRAPTVLVVEDDPKAAQMLQRALTYEGYHVLSARNGREALDQARDHGPDLVVLDWNIPALDGLSVLERLRNADRTPVLMLTGRADLDDKVRALSAGADDYLVKPFAPEEFVARVRALLRRAGLAQLDRPLGFADLALDVRTREVRRGQRILSLSPREFELLAYFMRRPGQVLRREQILRDVWGYDAEDQSGVLDVYIGYLRTKLERDGSPRLIHTVRHVGYVLKES, encoded by the coding sequence ATGCGCGCTCCTACCGTGTTGGTCGTTGAAGATGACCCCAAAGCCGCGCAAATGCTGCAACGCGCGCTTACCTATGAGGGATATCACGTCTTGAGCGCGCGCAATGGGCGCGAGGCGCTCGATCAGGCCCGTGATCACGGCCCCGACCTGGTGGTGCTCGATTGGAACATCCCGGCGCTGGACGGCTTGAGCGTGCTGGAGCGCCTGCGCAACGCCGACCGCACGCCGGTGCTGATGCTGACCGGCCGAGCCGATCTCGACGACAAAGTGCGCGCGCTGTCCGCCGGCGCCGATGACTATTTGGTCAAGCCGTTTGCCCCGGAGGAATTCGTCGCGCGCGTGCGCGCGTTGCTCCGGCGCGCCGGCCTCGCCCAACTCGACCGTCCGCTGGGCTTCGCCGATCTGGCGCTCGATGTGCGCACACGCGAGGTTCGCCGCGGGCAGCGCATCCTATCGCTGTCGCCACGCGAGTTCGAACTGCTCGCCTACTTCATGCGCCGGCCCGGCCAGGTGCTTCGGCGCGAGCAGATTCTGAGGGACGTATGGGGGTATGATGCCGAGGACCAGAGCGGCGTGCTCGACGTCTACATCGGCTATCTGCGCACTAAGCTCGAGCGCGATGGGTCGCCGCGCCTCATCCATACCGTGCGCCATGTGGGCTATGTGTTGAAGGAATCGTAA
- a CDS encoding methionine synthase, with amino-acid sequence MSNPLAPKPPITELLEQRILVLDGAMGTMIQRYRLQEADYRGERFRDHPVELKNNNEALNLVRPEVILDIHRQYLEAGADIIETNTFNAQAISMADFEMSDPALIREINLAAARLARQAADEFMRRDPSRPRYVAGALGPMNRTLSLSPDVNDPGYRAVTFDQVMQAYYDQAKALIEGGVDLLLPETTFDTLNLKAALFAIQKLFAEGVRRVPVMASVTITDQSGRTLSGQTVEAFWASIHRAPLISMGINCALGPDEMRPYIEVLAKTTQTYVSCYPNAGLPNAFGGYDMTPQKFADAVGEFAQEGWVNILGGCCGTTPEHIAAVREVIKGARPHVRNRPSGRTYFSGLELLTIENAKLKIEREAPSDAGDFSQFSVLNSQFLLIGERTNVTGSPKFAKLIKEGKFEEALGIARQQVENGANILDVNFDEGMLDGEACMTKFLNLLVAEPDIARVPIMIDSSKWSVIEAGLKCVQGKCIVNSISLKEGEAVFKQDAEIIKRFGAGVVVMAFDERGQADTFERKIEICKRAYDILVNEVGFPPEDIIFDPNILTVATGIEEHNNYAVDFIRATRWIKENLPGAKVSGGISNISFSFRGNNKVREAMHSAFLYHAIRAGLDMGIVNAGQLAVYDDIPKDLLERVEDVLLNRRPDATERLIAFAQTMKQSEMGDSPRSSVSNPQSSSTWRALDVDKRLEHALVNGIADFIEADVMEALARYGKPLAVIEGPLMAGMNVVGDLFGAGKMFLPQVVKSARVMKKAVAVLEPYIKAERKADSPLPVRKSEVESCESGGGSRESKARIVLATVKGDVHDIGKNIVGVVLGCNNYEVHDLGVMVPAEKILKTARELGADMIGLSGLITPSLDEMVHVAREMEREGFCVPLLIGGATTSKAHTALKIAPAYSHPVVHVLDASRAVGVVGALASEDLRDAFVGQNAAEQEKLREQFAGKGDRKPLLALDEARRRRFRWTPETHDFTSEPAFIGVRVIEPAHMPLRELADYIDWTPFFRTWELAGRFPDILNDPIVGEQARKLYDDAQALLKRLIQADLTHRASTHRRGSTHPSPIFDLQPRITARGVYGLFPANSVGDDIEVYTDESRTQVLTTFHTLRQQHDKLKIENAKLKEAAKDETFNSQFSILNSNLALADFVAPKESGVVDYIGAFAVSIHGAKEMADAFKAAGDDYNAILVEALADRLAEAFAERLHKQARDDMGYGLSERCTNEDLIAEKYRGIRPAPGYPACPDHTEKRLIWALLEVEKHTGATLTESCAMLPASSVSGWYLFHPQARYFGLGKIGRDQVEDYARRKGMSMEEAERWLRPNLGY; translated from the coding sequence ATGTCTAACCCTCTTGCGCCCAAGCCGCCGATCACCGAACTTCTAGAGCAGCGCATCCTCGTGCTGGATGGCGCGATGGGCACGATGATTCAGCGCTATCGGCTGCAGGAAGCGGACTACCGCGGCGAACGCTTCCGGGATCATCCCGTCGAGCTGAAGAACAACAACGAGGCGCTCAACCTGGTGCGGCCGGAGGTCATCCTCGACATCCACCGCCAGTATTTGGAAGCCGGCGCAGACATCATCGAGACCAACACCTTCAACGCCCAGGCCATCAGCATGGCCGATTTCGAGATGAGCGATCCGGCGCTGATCCGCGAGATCAACCTGGCTGCAGCACGCCTGGCGCGGCAAGCCGCTGACGAGTTCATGCGACGTGATCCGTCGCGGCCGCGCTACGTGGCCGGCGCATTGGGGCCGATGAACCGCACGCTCTCGCTCAGCCCGGACGTGAACGATCCCGGCTACCGCGCCGTCACCTTCGATCAGGTGATGCAGGCTTACTACGACCAGGCCAAGGCGCTGATCGAAGGCGGCGTGGATCTGCTGTTGCCGGAGACCACCTTCGACACGCTCAACCTCAAGGCCGCCTTGTTCGCCATCCAGAAGCTGTTTGCCGAGGGGGTGCGGCGCGTGCCGGTGATGGCCAGCGTGACGATCACCGACCAGAGCGGGCGCACGCTGAGCGGCCAGACAGTGGAGGCCTTCTGGGCCAGCATCCATCGCGCACCGCTCATCAGCATGGGCATCAACTGCGCACTGGGGCCGGACGAGATGCGCCCCTACATCGAGGTGCTGGCGAAGACCACACAGACCTACGTGTCGTGCTATCCCAACGCCGGCTTGCCCAACGCCTTCGGCGGCTACGACATGACGCCGCAAAAGTTCGCCGACGCCGTGGGCGAGTTCGCCCAGGAAGGCTGGGTGAACATCCTCGGTGGCTGCTGCGGCACTACGCCAGAGCACATCGCTGCCGTCCGCGAGGTGATCAAAGGCGCGCGCCCGCACGTGCGCAACCGCCCGTCAGGACGCACATACTTCAGCGGTCTGGAACTGCTCACGATTGAAAACGCGAAATTAAAAATTGAAAGAGAAGCGCCCAGCGACGCCGGCGACTTTTCTCAATTCTCAGTTCTCAATTCTCAATTCCTGTTGATCGGCGAACGCACCAACGTCACCGGCTCACCCAAGTTCGCCAAGCTCATCAAAGAAGGCAAGTTCGAAGAAGCACTGGGCATCGCGCGCCAGCAGGTGGAGAACGGCGCCAACATCCTCGACGTGAACTTCGACGAGGGCATGCTGGACGGCGAAGCGTGCATGACCAAGTTCCTCAACCTGTTGGTGGCCGAGCCGGACATCGCCCGCGTGCCGATCATGATTGACAGCTCAAAGTGGAGCGTGATCGAGGCCGGCTTGAAGTGTGTACAGGGCAAGTGCATCGTCAACTCAATCTCGCTCAAGGAAGGTGAGGCGGTCTTCAAGCAAGACGCCGAGATCATCAAACGCTTCGGCGCCGGCGTGGTGGTGATGGCCTTCGACGAACGCGGCCAGGCTGATACCTTCGAACGCAAGATCGAGATCTGCAAGCGCGCCTACGACATCTTGGTGAACGAGGTCGGCTTCCCGCCGGAGGACATCATCTTCGACCCGAACATCCTCACCGTGGCGACGGGGATCGAGGAGCACAACAACTACGCGGTGGACTTCATCCGCGCCACACGATGGATCAAGGAGAACCTGCCCGGCGCAAAGGTCAGCGGCGGCATCAGTAACATCTCGTTCAGCTTTCGCGGCAACAACAAGGTGCGCGAGGCTATGCATAGCGCCTTCCTCTATCACGCCATCCGCGCCGGCCTGGACATGGGCATCGTCAACGCCGGCCAGCTCGCCGTGTACGACGATATCCCTAAGGACCTGCTCGAACGCGTCGAAGACGTGCTGCTCAACCGCCGGCCGGACGCGACGGAACGTTTGATCGCCTTCGCACAGACGATGAAGCAGTCCGAGATGGGTGACTCTCCTCGGTCCTCGGTCTCCAACCCCCAATCTTCTTCCACCTGGCGCGCGCTGGACGTGGACAAGCGGCTGGAGCACGCGCTGGTCAACGGCATCGCCGACTTCATCGAAGCCGACGTGATGGAGGCGTTGGCGCGCTACGGCAAACCGCTCGCCGTGATCGAGGGTCCACTCATGGCCGGCATGAACGTCGTCGGCGACCTGTTCGGCGCGGGCAAGATGTTCCTGCCGCAGGTGGTGAAGAGCGCGCGGGTGATGAAGAAGGCGGTGGCGGTGCTGGAGCCATACATCAAAGCAGAGCGCAAGGCCGACTCCCCACTTCCCGTTCGTAAGTCGGAAGTTGAAAGCTGTGAATCGGGGGGCGGAAGTCGGGAGTCGAAAGCCAGGATCGTCCTCGCGACGGTGAAGGGCGACGTGCACGACATCGGCAAGAACATCGTCGGCGTGGTGCTGGGCTGCAACAACTACGAGGTGCACGACCTGGGCGTGATGGTGCCGGCGGAGAAAATCCTGAAAACGGCACGCGAGCTCGGGGCCGACATGATCGGCTTGAGCGGGCTGATCACACCCTCACTAGACGAGATGGTGCACGTGGCGCGCGAGATGGAGCGCGAAGGGTTCTGTGTGCCGTTGCTGATCGGCGGCGCGACCACCAGCAAGGCGCACACGGCGCTCAAGATCGCGCCGGCGTATTCGCATCCGGTCGTGCACGTGCTCGACGCCAGCCGTGCCGTCGGCGTGGTCGGCGCGTTGGCCAGCGAAGATCTGCGCGATGCCTTCGTGGGTCAGAACGCCGCAGAGCAGGAGAAGCTGCGCGAGCAATTCGCCGGCAAGGGCGACCGCAAGCCGCTGCTTGCGCTCGACGAGGCGCGCCGGCGACGCTTCCGCTGGACGCCGGAGACGCACGACTTCACCAGCGAGCCGGCTTTCATCGGCGTGCGCGTCATCGAACCGGCGCACATGCCGCTGCGCGAGCTGGCCGACTACATTGACTGGACGCCGTTCTTTCGAACCTGGGAGTTGGCCGGCCGCTTCCCTGACATCCTGAACGATCCTATCGTTGGCGAACAAGCGCGCAAACTCTACGACGATGCACAAGCGCTGCTCAAGCGCTTGATCCAGGCCGATCTCACCCATCGCGCCAGCACGCACCGACGTGGCAGCACGCATCCATCTCCTATCTTCGATCTCCAACCCCGGATCACAGCGCGCGGCGTCTATGGCCTATTCCCTGCCAACAGCGTCGGCGACGACATCGAAGTCTATACCGACGAATCGCGAACCCAGGTGCTCACCACCTTCCACACCCTGCGTCAGCAGCACGACAAATTGAAAATTGAAAATGCAAAATTGAAAGAGGCGGCAAAAGACGAGACTTTCAATTCTCAATTTTCAATTCTCAATTCCAACCTCGCGCTGGCCGACTTCGTTGCACCGAAGGAGAGCGGTGTGGTGGACTACATCGGCGCGTTCGCCGTCAGCATCCATGGCGCGAAGGAAATGGCCGATGCGTTCAAGGCTGCCGGCGACGACTACAACGCCATCCTGGTCGAAGCGCTGGCGGACCGGCTGGCTGAAGCATTCGCCGAACGCCTGCATAAGCAGGCCCGCGACGACATGGGCTACGGCCTAAGCGAGCGCTGCACCAACGAGGACTTGATCGCCGAGAAGTATCGCGGCATCCGGCCGGCGCCTGGCTATCCCGCCTGCCCCGATCATACCGAGAAGCGGCTGATCTGGGCATTGCTGGAGGTGGAGAAGCACACCGGCGCTACCTTGACGGAAAGCTGTGCCATGCTGCCGGCCAGCAGCGTCAGTGGCTGGTATCTCTTCCATCCACAAGCGCGCTATTTCGGCTTGGGCAAGATCGGTCGTGATCAGGTCGAAGACTATGCCAGGCGCAAGGGCATGAGCATGGAGGAAGCCGAGCGCTGGCTGCGGCCCAACCTCGGCTACTAG